Proteins encoded in a region of the Rhodococcus sp. SBT000017 genome:
- a CDS encoding serine acetyltransferase: protein MAYSRSKVWLLRLGYVYAYPLRLGVALARADEVVRADVDRWIDCVGIADLHDLGPFARFCYLSSALREFRSLLHYRLRSAPLPVRAILRALYRGEPTLILEADAIGPGLFIQHGYAACISAESIGSNCWINQNAVVGYSVHGRPTLGNDVTVGPGAVVTGPITLHDGCRIGPNAVVFRDVAPGTTMLAGAAVARKAEQ from the coding sequence ATGGCGTATTCCAGAAGCAAGGTGTGGCTCCTGCGCCTCGGCTACGTGTACGCGTATCCGCTCAGGTTGGGAGTCGCGCTCGCACGCGCAGACGAGGTGGTGCGTGCAGACGTCGACCGGTGGATCGACTGCGTCGGTATCGCCGACCTGCACGACCTCGGCCCCTTCGCGAGATTCTGTTACCTGTCGAGCGCGTTGCGTGAATTCAGATCCCTTCTGCACTACCGCCTGCGCAGTGCCCCCTTGCCCGTACGGGCGATCCTCCGCGCGCTCTACAGGGGTGAGCCCACGCTGATTCTCGAAGCCGATGCGATCGGCCCGGGTCTGTTCATTCAACACGGTTATGCCGCATGTATATCGGCCGAATCCATCGGGTCCAACTGTTGGATCAACCAGAATGCGGTGGTCGGCTATTCGGTGCACGGTCGACCCACGCTCGGCAACGACGTGACCGTCGGACCCGGTGCGGTGGTCACCGGTCCCATCACCTTGCACGACGGATGCCGAATCGGTCCCAATGCCGTCGTGTTTCGTGATGTGGCACCAGGCACCACCATGCTTGCTGGCGCTGCTGTGGCGAGGAAGGCAGAACAGTGA